In Periplaneta americana isolate PAMFEO1 chromosome 3, P.americana_PAMFEO1_priV1, whole genome shotgun sequence, the following are encoded in one genomic region:
- the eys gene encoding protein eyes shut isoform X2, producing MRPGSSRHVLVAACATWALLGGALAGFACLSNPCVYGICIDDLNSTYTCYCIDGYTGVHCQTNWDECWSSPCLNGGTCTDGVAAFNCTCPDGYAGAFCETDEAVCNATGESRCMNGGLCIEGPGDTFTCSCLAGWTGELCNTSIDECASSPCLNGGVCVDRHADYACACPFGFTGKNCEVQLHQCTTSPCENNALCLVEDGVRVCYCVPDYHGDRCQFQYDECQLGPRCLNGGTCLDGVDNFTCTCPPNLTGQFCECLIIDPEHLNCTYIVPTTMTTTITTLLPPIISEFPSSVTAKVPSTLSTTSVSEITTKETEITYHVPSSQTLSWTSEYTTHSITSTSEITSSAPTFTTALTETTTSSEMLSIPTITGTVTSTTDVIESTTLSTDVRTPTKPSDSTEGLLTTAYTNKSEVSTATEESSTGTSIATNGIPTETASVVSEQSTFTPAVITTGETTPTTESPVTVSVPVTDEDRMYSSSSEYPTYSTTLSTLDTTAYMESSSSSTALPDCSITPCLNGGTCIHTKEGPQCVCKFGWEGALCQERVGIRVAAFTGQSYLSHRLGNSMGTHIEVAARTMAPTGVLLYAHLTPDMYMYLYLEDGLLKFQFSCGVQTMLFSEVQLRVNNGFDLAVQVTLELLPSSSEFRRCAASLRINSTLAMSGEQMAVTPTPTRADSWLHLAGIPPQFLVPNEAPLTVGFTGCMQALKIDNRSLSVFRDAVDGYDVTECSSLACLSNPCFGSATCIEHKDKWHCLCPSGFVGVTCEQSVCEVNPCQFGSTCVPYPASGFLCLCPLGKHGIYCEHDLEIGQPSFSSSVGGLASYAAYPIPGAIHNSMELKFKFVPTTTEQIALMVFIGQDGFHDSRADHLSVSFIKGYVVLTWNLGSGPRRIFTPRPVTQRGNRPHTVRLGRTGQLAWLLVDNLGNVSGKSPGRLSQLNTRSLLYLGGHESGNFSLLPHDLPLHTGFSGCLFDVELRAGRVSVALQRIQAATGRSVGQCGTSECHEHACQHGGACLHHGATYTCLCPEGWFGPVCSLRFNPCDSTRHNCSSGSTCVPLPTGYECDCPLGKAGRHCERDEVLSDVAFSGTRSFLSLPPVELHHQQATIHFEVRPFHDRGLLLFVGHRDGRSFLSLSLQGGVLELRVSPGRLRKNGEPIVVRSGHVLAIGEWHQVVAGHYGRRIFLQVDGLLHSAAMLPGDMLPSSGTPLYLGGVPDLSELPIGAVSGLPTPFRGCIRQVSLNWKRIVLDRDHILTARNVADCDGTGCGGDVCDHGGSCWLDTHHVAHCTCRQEYTGSRCETQVSCLEYKCHNNGRCVKESSTARCHCPLGWGGDFCDEAVTLGAPHFGGNSYLVIEKAARVMRHGGGSLKTGLDINFVYLNFSTADLNGMILWSAKGNEFIGIGVDYGLLKLVWGWSSPVGNKILIPAGSVADGDWHSLSLHLGPDNITLWVDNTLVHSKSRPPQVLTTDGTFYLGGFPEDKSVVEGTAGHFTSTFNGCITEFAWAEDAVITDFSRYKGENIGSCDLLQP from the exons GTGCGTTCTGTGAGACTGATGAGGCTGTGTGCAATGCTACTGGAGAGTCTCGTTGCATGAACGGGGGACTCTGCATTGAGGGCCCTGGAGACACCTTTACATGCTCCTGTCTTGCAG GCTGGACGGGGGAGCTGTGCAACACCTCCATCGATGAGTGTGCCTCTTCACCGTGCCTCAATGGGGGCGTTTGCGTGGATCGCCATGCAGACTACGCCTGTGCCTGTCCGTTTG GCTTCACTGGTAAAAACTGCGAGGTGCAGCTCCATCAATGCACAACAAGCCCTTGTGAGAACAATGCACTCTGCCTTGTGGAGGACGGAGTGCGTGTGTGCTACTGTGTGCCAGACTACCATGGGGACCGATGCCAATTCCAGTATGACGAATGCCAGCTTGGTCCCAG GTGTCTCAATGGTGGAACGTGCCTGGATGGCGTGGACAACTTCACATGCACCTGTCCACCTAACTTGACAGGTCAGTTCTGCGAATGTCTCATCATTGATCCTGAACATCTTAACTGTACTTACATCGTACCAACGACCATGACGACAACAATAACAACACTGCTTCCTCCAATCATCAGTGAGTTCCCTTCATCAGTCACTGCCAAAGTGCCTTCGACATTATCCACAACAAGTGTTTCAGAGATAACGACAAAAGAGACTGAGATCACTTACCATGTGCCTTCCTCGCAGACTCTATCTTGGACGTCTGAATACACTACACATTCAATTACTTCTACTTCTGAGATCACGTCTTCGGCTCCCACATTCACTACGGCACTCACTGAAACGACGACTTCATCAGAGATGCTATCAATACCCACAATTACTGGAACAGTTACTTCAACTACTGACGTGATAGAAAGTACAACTCTCTCCACTGATGTGAGGACGCCAACAAAACCATCAGATTCAACCGAAGGCTTACTAACAACTGCATACACTAACAAAAGTGAAGTGTCAACAGCTACAGAAGAATCAAGTACTGGTACATCAATTGCCACAAatggaatacctacagaaacTGCATCAGTTGTAAGTGAGCAGTCCACGTTCACACCTGCTGTCATCACAACAGGAGAAACAACTCCGACAACAGAGTCTCCTGTGACTGTATCGGTTCCAGTCACCGATGAGGACAGGATGTATAGCTCCTCCAGTGAGTACCCGACGTATTCAACCACTCTGAGCACCTTGGACACGACTGCCTATATGGAGAGCTCTTCATCTAGCACCGCATTGCCAGACTGCAGCATCACACCCTGTCTTAATGGAGGCACCTGCATACACACCAAAGAGGGTCCTCAG TGCGTGTGCAAGTTTGGTTGGGAGGGGGCCCTGTGCCAGGAGCGCGTGGGCATTAGAGTGGCTGCATTCACAGGGCAGTCCTACCTCAGCCACCGGCTCGGCAATAGCATGGGCACCCACATCGAAGTGGCAGCTCGTACCATGGCCCCCACAGGCGTCCTGCTGTATGCACACCTCACACCTGACATGTACATGTACCTCTACCTCGAGGACGGACTGCTCAAGTTCCAATTCTCCTGTGGTGTGCAGACCATGCTCTTCAGTGAGGTGCAGCTTCGTGTCAACAATGGTTTCGATCTTGCTGTGCAAGTCAC TTTGGAACTGCTACCTTCTAGCAGCGAGTTCAGACGCTGTGCTGCATCACTGCGCATCAACAGTACGCTAGCAATGAGCGGCGAGCAGATGGCTGTCACCCCAACTCCTACCAGAGCAGATTCGTGGCTACACTTGGCCGGCATCCCCCCACAATTCTTGGTGCCCAACGAGGCACCACTCACTGTGGGATTCACAGGCTGCATGCAAGCACTGAAG ATCGACAACAGGAGTCTCAGTGTCTTTAGAGATGCAGTGGATGGCTACGATGTTACCGAATGTTCCTCACTCGCTTGTCTGTCTAATCCATGCTTTGGAAGCGCCACATGCATTGAACACAAGGACAAGTGGCACTGCCTGTGTCCCTCAGG GTTTGTGGGTGTCACATGTGAGCAGTCGGTGTGTGAGGTCAATCCATGTCAATTTGGATCCACCTGCGTGCCATACCCTGCAAGCGGATTCCTTTGCCTTTGTCCTTTAGGGAAGCATGGCATCTACTGCGAACATG atCTCGAGATCGGTCAgccatcattttcatcatcagtTGGAGGACTTGCGTCATATGCAGCATATCCAATTCCGGGTGCCATTCACAACAGCATGGAACTCAAGTTCAAGTTTGTCCCAACAACAACGGAACAGATAGCACTCATGGTATTCATTGGGCAAGATGGCTTCCATGATTCCAGAGCTGACCACCTGTCTGTCAGCTTCATTAAGGGTTATGTGGTGCTCACATGGAATCTTGGGTCGG GTCCACGAAGAATTTTTACACCTCGCCCTGTGACACAGAGAGGAAATCGCCCTCATACTGTGAGGTTGGGCAGAACAGGACAGCTCGCCTGGCTTCTGGTGGACAACCTTGGCAACGTCAGTGGAAAATCTCCTGGACGTCTCTCCCAACTCAACACCAGATCTTTGCTCTATCTTG GAGGCCATGAGTCTGGAAACTTCTCTCTCTTGCCTCATGACCTGCCGTTGCACACAGGCTTCTCTGGCTGCCTGTTTGACGTGGAGCTTAGAGCTGGACGAGTGTCTGTAGCCCTTCAGAGAATACAGGCCGCAACTGGTCGCAGTGTTGGGCAGTGTGGAACAAGCGAGTGTCACGAGCATGCTTGCCAGCATGGTGGGGCCTGCCTCCACCATGGCGCCACCTACAC ATGTCTTTGTCCTGAGGGATGGTTCGGTCCTGTTTGTTCCCTGCGCTTCAACCCCTGTGACTCTACCCGACACAACTGTAGCTCTGGGTCAACATGCGTCCCTTTGCCCACTGGATATGAATGCGACTGTCCCCTGGGAAAGGCAGGTCGACATTGCGAAAGAG ACGAAGTACTTTCGGATGTTGCATTCTCTGGGACCCGTTCCTTCCTATCTCTTCCACCTGTGGAGCTTCACCATCAGCAAGCAACAATTCATTTTGAGGTGCGCCCATTCCATGACCGTGGATTATTGCTATTTGTGGGTCACCGTGATGGCCGCAGCTTCCTATCCCTCTCATTGCAAGGAGGCGTCCTAGAACTGCGCGTCTCACCAGGAAGACTTCGCAAGAATGGGGAGCCAATTGTAGTGCGCAGTGGGCACGTCCTTGCGATCGGAGAGTGGCATCAAGTTGTCGCTGGACATTATGGAAGACGCATCTTCCTCCAAGTCGATGGTCTTCTCCACAGTGCAGCAATGCTCCCCGGagatatgctgccatctagtggcaCTCCATTGTATCTTG GAGGAGTGCCTGACCTATCTGAACTGCCTATCGGAGCAGTGTCAGGACTGCCGACCCCTTTCAGGGGATGCATCCGCCAGGTATCACTTAATTGGAAGCGCATAGTGCTGGATCGTGACCACATCCTGACTGCACGCAATGTCGCTGATTGTGATGGAACTGGATGCGGCGGAGATGTGTGTGACCATGGAGGAAGCTGCTGGTTAGACACACACCATGTAGCCCATTGCACCTGCCGCCAG GAGTACACAGGGTCGCGATGTGAGACGCAGGTATCCTGCTTGGAGTATAAGTGCCACAACAATGGTCGATGTGTGAAAGAAAGCTCTACTGCACGGTGCCACTGCCCCCTAGGCTGGGGCGGTGACTTCTGTGATGAAG CTGTGACGTTGGGTGCACCTCACTTTGGAGGCAATAGCTATCTCGTTATAGAGAAAGCTGCACGAGTTATGAGGCATGGTGGAGGTAGCCTCAAAACTGGCCTAGATATTAACTTTGTATATCTTAACTTCTCCACTGCTGACTTGAATGGAATGATTCTTTGGAGTGCAAag GGAAATGAGTTCATCGGCATAGGAGTAGATTACGGCCTACTCAAATTGGTGTGGGGATGGAGCAGTCCTGTTGGAAACAAGATTCTGATACCTGCAGGTTCAGTCGCTGATGGAGACTGGCACAGTCTGAGCCTGCACCTCGGTCCTGATAATATTACACTTTGGGTGGACAACACACTTGTCCACTCCAAGTCCAGGCCACCTCAAGTTCTTACCACTGATGGCACTTTCTACCTGG